The genomic region GTCGCCTGGTACCTTTATTTTATGGGAGCAGTCATGGTCTAATGGTGAGAGAGTCGGGCTTGTATAAACCAGCTGGAAAAAGTAAAATCAGATAACACCTGATTTCATAAACTGTGAAACATGACATCATTTAAACTGACTTTATTTATACACATATTAGTTCTGCAAAATCTCCTCTTATTAATGCagaaataaaaatctaatttaaaaactGTAAccaaccaaaataaataaatacaataaaataaataaacacagaaaaCTATAATTTCATGCTTTTATATCTTCAGAGCTCAGCGAGGATCCCGTCCATTGGTAATGCGGACAGTGGGTTTTGATCCATGAAGCACTGCCGCTGTTCCAATGACTGCGGTTCAAATGACGTCCACCTGCACCAGAGGAGGGCTCTCAGGGGACAGGAGAAGGGAAAACACAGCAAAGCTGTTTGCTATGACAGGTAGAGAGGATAGGTTATATTACAGCTTATTCTGGCCAAGAACCTCCCATTAAGACAATCTAATGCcaaatttacactgcaaaggtaGCACAGAAGTGCTTTTGAAGAAGCATTTAAACGTGCTTACACAGATTGTTAAATGCAGCTCAGAGGTGGTATAAATTAATTTACACAGAGCAGCCATTTCAGATAATTCTGCTGTAATGACAAAGCTGGTTATTTTCAAACTTCTTTATTTACAGAATAAGACCAGGTCTCCTGGTGGAGAACCACTGTATTACTGGGATTGCAACAGAAATGTTCAATTAAACTTGATCATTTGCAGCAAATATTCCCTTTGTCAAACAATCAAGCTTCTAAAGGTTCAACCTGTCCAGCAGGTGGCTCAGGATTCAGTATACTAGGACAGAGTGCTGCCATGAGCTTCTGTATACCTGTGTCCATGAACAACTATACATTTGTTTGGGGTCAAACACCTCAAAATGCCAAATGAGTGTTGAAATagtaggaaaataaataaatcatgataAATCATTGATGCTGCTCTGCTGAACTTTATTATGCACTGCTTTGTTTATTGTTAAGGCCGGGACACATCAGCGTTGGGCTGTCTATGAGCATCTCTCAGGCTAGTTTTTGAGACAACAACATTGTTGGCTTTCATCACTGCTAGTTCTTTGAAGTCCGCTTGCCTTTATGATGACAAAGGGTTTTAAAGGTTATGTTTTTAGACTTCTCTGCCTCAGGGGTCTAACAAGGTTCATTAATGTCTATTTGACTGAAATGGCCAATCAAACCAAAGAACTTTAAATGAGTGTAAATTCCAGTGCGACGCTTCTGTTTTAACAGTCAAAGAGCACATGGTAAATGTAAGTAgctaaacattttgaatttgacttcttttttttataatgaacattttaaaCAACCAAAGGTTACATTcagttacagttgaagtcaaaagtttacttacactttgcagaatctgcaaaatgttaattattttacaaaaataagagtcatacaaaatgcatgttattttttatttagtactgacctgaataagatacttcacataaaagacatttacatatagtccacaagaaaaaataatagtcgAAAAATgtcccctttcaaaagtttacatatgcttgattcttaatactgtgaatgatccacagctggtttttttagttgttgtagttcacgagtcccttgtttgttaacagttaaactgcccgctattcttcaggaaaatcctttaggtcccacaaattctttggtttttcagcatttctgtgtatttgaagtttgaaccctttccaacaataactgtttgattttgagatccatcttttcatactgaggacacctgatggactcatatgcaactattgcaggcgattcaaacgctcactgatgctccagaagaaaaaaggATGCATTACGTGAaatctttttgaatttaaagatcagggataatttcacttattttgtattctgggaaacaagtatcttATAGggtccgaagggcagtactaaatgaaaaaaagaaaagaaaagatatttaggcaaaataatagaaatgtacacatcttcattctgttcaaaagtttacacatctggctcttattgcattgtttttccttctgtatCATGAGCGtatgaactttctgtaatagtaaaaaaaaacaaaaaaaacatacattttgtatgatccctcttattttggtaaaataatgaacattttgcagattctgaaaggtgtatgtaaacttttgacttcaactgtatgtaaacttctctttttgactttttgaattAATAAAATTCTACTTTTTCTTTATTCCCCTAAATCTTGTTGAATCATTTCATTCCGTTAAATAAAAAGGACCATTTAAAAACAAATGGGAGGGGGGTTACTTATTATATGCTCATTTGCTCCTAATAGTTTTATATTTAGTTCATCTTAATCTCATTTCCTCCTCTTTTTTATAAGCTCTTTTATTTCCAGTGCTTACTGTCAGACCTTGACTTTACATGTATGCTTGGTTTCGTTTCCCTAGTTTCTTTGTTTCTGGAGTTTTTTAGTTATTTCCATTATTACATAAACCATACGGATACTGATTCTGCTTTGTTGCTGAGTTCTAGTTACAGGAAGCAATTACAGGAAGCAATGCATAGTGTATTACAGCAAAACTGAAAGTAAAACATGTTAGTCATAGTCTATCTATAGCGGGTCAAAAGCACTTCAAATCATCTTTGTGAATGAGCAAATAGACTTCTGACTTTTTCAAGTTTGTTGAGAAAAATCAGCGTAATGTCTACAGTGGACAGAGAAGTTGCACTGGAGGGGCTGTCTGCCCTCCTCCAAACTACTTTGAAGCCTTACAATGGATTAAATGGATATTTGGACCAAAATATGCTCAACATACATAATTTTCTGCCAGTAGCCTTTGGCAAACTTTTTGCAGATCTATCCTATACACTTTTGCAGCCAGCAGCAGTGTCAGGATTCATCTTGGCAGGTGTACGTCAGGAGATGTTTGTGAACATGGATGAGTTCTTCGACCCACCCTTTGATTATGATTTCAGATACACAAGCGACAACTCCATCTGCATGCGGGGTAATGAGAGATACAAACGGCCATGTGGATGGTATCGTTTTGCTCTTAAAGTCCTGAACAAGTACCCTGATGGAAACACCTGGCTGGGTACGGATGGATGGAGGAGTCACTCGATGGCTGGCGAGTGGCCTGTCTCCTATCATGGAACCAGCGTTGAAGGTGCTACAGGTATCATCAAATCCCATTACACAGCAGGTCCTGGACAACTGTACGGAAGAGGAATCTATTCAACTTATGACATTGATCAGGCTTCTGGCTACAGCAGGGAATTTACATCCAAAAAGAATGGGAAGAAATACAGAGTCCTGTTGCAGAACAGGATCAATCCAGAGAAGAGGAAAGTGTGTGACAGACCAGACTACTGGCTGATTGAGGTTCCTGAAGGCACCTCTCCTGCTGTAGAGAAGGAGATTGTGGAGAAGTCCATTCGTCCTTATGGGATTCTGCTGAAAGAGGTGTGAGAGAAGAATCAGAACCAGCTGACTGCCTCCATGATGATGGTTATTGTTGTTGATTTCTGTAAGTCACATTGTTTGATGTTAAATATTAAGaggatttttgtaatttgattcAAATATCCATTTTTAGTCATTCAAAAACAGgacaagaaatatatatatatacattttagcaCTTCACGTGTTAAtaagaaaatctgaatattattCCTGTTGTTACAAGACTGGGTGCAAAGGTTTATCACAGACTGACAGAATTTGCTTTTGCAGTTTGTTTTCAAGTTTATAACTGCATTCAAATTATGTGAATGTTTAGTTCTTGAAcatatttaaaatgatattattgtTAATAGTGTAATGAAGATGCAACTCATTCTCAGTGATTTCTACATAAACACAAACATGCAACATACTTGATTTGCTATAGTCTATAGTCTATTCTTTGGACATATACTTGCTTTTCTAAGTTAAATATGTTTCCTATATGTTTGTAAGATTTAATAGTGAAATTGTGTGTAGTGTCACAAAATGGCAATTTGATTTTTAGACAGACCTTCATAATTATGACATGTTGAGAAACATTTATGCTGTTATTCTCATACACTGCTTGGGGATTTCCGATTACCACACCACACAGTCTTGAGGCCAATGGCTGCTTAGCTGCTTATTTTGAAACTAAAAAAAATCTAGCTAGTAAGATCTATAAGTCCAATATTTTATGACATAGATAATAGGGATGtatatagaaatatattttcAACATTAACTATCTTTCACATAATATCTATTTTGATCTATAATGTTTCCTGTAACAGAACCCTTTATGTTTaagccaaaaaaacaaacaaaaaacaaacaaacaaaaaaaaaaaaacaaagaaattgaAAGTTGGGTTGTACTCTGAAGAACAACTTTTTGCAGCATTAGTTATAGAACTAATTAACTAACTAACTGAAGAACTAAGTAGCAGATGATTGCTAAACTGAGGTTTGTTTCTTGTTGTATTAAAAACCTTTTGATCACTGTCTCAGCCTATTCTTTGGACATTGCTTTCTGTGTTCTCTAAATACCTATTTTTCTGCATGAAATATGTTTTCTATGCTAATAAGATTTATTAGCAAAATTGTgtgttttgtgtcacagaatggcAGTTTGATTTTTAGACAGACCTTATCACTATGACATGCTGAGAGATGGTAATGCTGTTATTCTCAGGTACGCTGCTTGACTACTCATATACAGAAACATCAGGATTTCTGATGACCAACCCACGCAGTCTTGAGGCTAATGGCCttatgttgaaactaaaaatttaACTAGTAAGATTTATAAGTCTGTAATTTCATGACACAGATAACACTCTGCAATGTCTTTTCAACATTAACTAACAACATTAACATCATGTGACTTGAACTCGAGTCCGACTCGAGTCATGAATTTGATGACTTTAGACTCGACTTGACAAAATATAAAAAGtcttgcaactcgacttggactttaACATACATAACTCGTGACTTTCACTTGGACTTGCGCCTATTGACTTGTAAAGACTTGCTACTTCCCATAAAAAGCCCAAAGATAAAAAGTATGTTGACACAGACAACTCCATCTCTGTTTATGTGTCTGTGCTCGTATGTGTGACAGAGAGCATGCACGCACTCGGCactacttcctcaaaaaaaaaaactaattgtgcatgatttataagcttgtttcctcatggggacctaagaaatgtctccacaaggtcaaaatctactggtattactatccttgcagggacatttggtccccacaccGTGATGAATACCAGGACACGCACaagcacacgcacacgcacacgcacacgcacaccaGTCTCTCTATGTATATGTGAAAACATTGTTGGAAAAACTGTTTGAGGACTGTTTTGCAACACTGTGGATATTTTGTGACAGAGTTTTGGAGAGTCAGGACACTGATTTTTGGGGTGTGATTTTCTTTTATAAAGTGGAGACATGTTTGAAAAGTAGTTAAACATACtgaaaagtatattttttttacgTATATTTCTAAGTAAAGTAAAACTGTTTGGAGGACTATATTTTTGATCCTCTCTTCATCCAAGTACATGTTTTGAGGGTGAAGGCATGGTTTTTAGTTTAAGGATATATTTTAGATTTGAAACAATCATTTCAGGTGAAGACAATTTCAGGAAGTTGGTTCAGTTTTTCAGACCTGTTTTGCAATACAAGGTCAACTCGTTGTTAGTCTAGATGTACTTTTTCAGaaaattacatttgtatttttatgtatctgAGCAATGTTCTTTCATAAAAAAAAGGTTTGTTTAATAAATACAGATCTTACAACCATACATAatctgtatacattttatttttctgttaaaAAGACTCGAAAAGACTCGAAAGTCAAACCGTAGGACTTTGGACTTGATTTGGGACTTGACTCGGGACTTGCCTGTCTTGACTCAGGACGTGACTCGGGACTTGAGGGCAATGAAttgagacttacttgtgactagCCAAACAATGACTTTGTCCCACCTCtgatctacagtgccttgcaaaattattcataccccttaattttttcacattttgttatctTGCTGCTttgtgttaaactactttaagTTAAATACTTTAAACTACTTTTTTTCcctcatcaatctacactccctaatCCATAATGGCGATGCAAAAaattggtttttaacatt from Garra rufa chromosome 12, GarRuf1.0, whole genome shotgun sequence harbors:
- the LOC141347537 gene encoding uncharacterized protein, giving the protein MSTVDREVALEGLSALLQTTLKPYNGLNGYLDQNMLNIHNFLPVAFGKLFADLSYTLLQPAAVSGFILAGVRQEMFVNMDEFFDPPFDYDFRYTSDNSICMRGNERYKRPCGWYRFALKVLNKYPDGNTWLGTDGWRSHSMAGEWPVSYHGTSVEGATGIIKSHYTAGPGQLYGRGIYSTYDIDQASGYSREFTSKKNGKKYRVLLQNRINPEKRKVCDRPDYWLIEVPEGTSPAVEKEIVEKSIRPYGILLKEV